In Anopheles gambiae chromosome 2, idAnoGambNW_F1_1, whole genome shotgun sequence, a single window of DNA contains:
- the LOC5667056 gene encoding uncharacterized protein LOC5667056, translating into MKFAFAFVLIALFAVIAVSHALPEEAASNDGASANTRIVLELTPEEAAAVQAMGGRGFWGDLWNGIKKAITIGCDLIDCQKKE; encoded by the coding sequence ATGAAGTTCGCATTCGCGTTTGTTCTGATCGCTCTGTTCGCGGTGATCGCCGTCTCCCATGCTCTGCCCGAGGAGGCCGCCAGCAATGATGGAGCCAGCGCCAACACCAGGATCGTGTTGGAGCTTACCCCGGAGGAGGCCGCCGCAGTTCAGGCAATGGGAGGCCGAGGATTCTGGGGAGACTTGTGGAACGGTATCAAGAAGGCTATCACCATCGGTTGTGATCTCATTGACTGCCAGAAGAAAGAATAA
- the LOC5667059 gene encoding uncharacterized protein LOC5667059, with amino-acid sequence MKFAFAFVLVALFAVIAVSHALPEEAASNDGASANTRIVLELTPEEAAAVQAMGGRGFWGDLWNGIKKAITIGCDLIDCKNQQQQQQPPQQQQ; translated from the coding sequence ATGAAGTTCGCATTCGCGTTTGTTCTTGTCGCTCTGTTTGCGGTGATCGCCGTCTCCCATGCTCTGCCCGAGGAGGCCGCCAGCAATGATGGAGCAAGCGCCAACACCAGGATCGTGTTGGAGCTTACCCCGGAGGAGGCCGCAGCAGTTCAGGCAATGGGAGGCCGAGGATTCTGGGGAGACTTGTGGAACGGTATCAAGAAGGCTATCACCATCGGTTGTGATCTGATTGACTGTAaaaatcaacagcaacaacaacaaccaccacaacagcaacaataa
- the LOC5667060 gene encoding uncharacterized protein LOC5667060, producing the protein MNTNTTRTIFSSFAFAFVLIALFAVFAISEALSQPEEAASNDGPSANARIVLELTPEEAAAVQAMGGRGFWGDLWNGIKKAITIGCDLIDCKNQQQQQQPPQQQQQQ; encoded by the coding sequence atGAATACAAACACGACACGTACCATCTTTTCTTCGTTCGCATTCGCCTTCGTCCTGATCGCTCTGTTCGCGGTGTTCGCCATCTCCGAGGCACTGTCCCAGCCTGAGGAGGCCGCCAGCAATGATGGACCCAGCGCCAACGCCAGGATCGTGTTGGAACTTACCCCGGAGGAGGCCGCAGCTGTTCAGGCAATGGGAGGCCGTGGATTCTGGGGAGACTTGTGGAACGGTATCAAGAAGGCCATCACCATCGGTTGTGATCTGATTGATTGTAaaaatcaacagcaacaacaacaaccaccacaacagcaacagcaacaataa
- the LOC4576228 gene encoding uncharacterized protein LOC4576228, with product MKFAFAFVLIALFAVIAVSQAMPQPEEAAASSNDGTSANTRIVLELTPEEAAAAQAMGGRGFWSIFMGSVKKVITIGCDLIDCQKKQ from the coding sequence ATGAAGTTCGCATTCGCCTTCGTTCTGATCGCTCTGTTCGCGGTGATCGCCGTCTCCCAGGCTATGCCCCAGCCTGAGGAGGCCGCCGCTTCTAGCAACGATGGAACCAGCGCTAACACCAGGATCGTGCTGGAGCTTACCCCGGAGGAGGCCGCCGCAGCTCAGGCAATGGGAGGCCGTGGATTCTGGTCAATCTTTATGGGCAGTGTCAAGAAGGTCATCACCATCGGTTGTGATCTGATTGACTGCCAGAAGAAACAATAA
- the LOC5667050 gene encoding uncharacterized protein LOC5667050, which produces MKFAFAFVLIALFAVIAVSHALPEEAASNDGASANTRIVLELTPEEAAAVQAMGGRGFWGDLWNGIKKAITIGCDLIDCQKKE; this is translated from the coding sequence ATGAAGTTCGCATTCGCGTTTGTTCTGATCGCTCTGTTCGCGGTGATCGCCGTCTCCCATGCTCTGCCCGAGGAGGCCGCCAGCAATGATGGAGCAAGCGCCAACACCAGGATCGTGTTGGAGCTTACCCCGGAGGAGGCCGCCGCAGTTCAGGCAATGGGAGGCCGAGGATTCTGGGGAGACTTGTGGAACGGTATCAAGAAGGCCATCACCATCGGTTGTGATCTGATTGACTGCCAGAAGAAAGAATAA